A single Symbiobacterium thermophilum IAM 14863 DNA region contains:
- a CDS encoding 2-oxoacid:acceptor oxidoreductase family protein: protein MAATPTQGTIRLPVKDEHGCFNIRLESIGGYGANIAGKMLAEAGVLYQGLNGSNFSSYGSEKKGSPVKSFIRFAEPDTPIRVSSPIEEPHIVCIFHEALIRTQPVVDGLRPGGVVIVNTRKRPEEIRQMLGVDDVTIGTFDATTIAVETGSRVNMAVLGAIARAAEFLDPEAIKALITDTFSKKYPHTVPGNLRCFDRGYAEIEFQSFGPSAEEGSARTRRSAAAYGYLNMPIGGVIPNPGNMAVKDLSASRQGFLPEFDREKCIDCAQCDMVCPDYCFVWEQGVDKRGRPAMVLKGINYQYCKGCLKCVEACPVDALREMREQDGYADAHTVRHDHLLVVGR, encoded by the coding sequence ATGGCTGCGACCCCCACGCAGGGAACCATCCGGCTCCCCGTCAAGGATGAGCACGGGTGCTTCAACATCCGCCTGGAGTCCATCGGCGGCTACGGCGCCAACATCGCCGGCAAGATGCTCGCCGAGGCGGGTGTGTTGTACCAGGGCCTGAACGGCTCCAACTTCTCCTCCTATGGCTCCGAGAAGAAGGGCTCGCCGGTCAAGTCCTTCATCCGCTTTGCGGAGCCGGACACGCCGATCCGCGTCAGCTCCCCCATCGAGGAGCCGCACATCGTCTGCATCTTCCACGAGGCCCTCATCCGCACCCAGCCGGTGGTGGACGGCCTGCGCCCGGGCGGCGTGGTGATCGTCAACACCCGGAAGCGGCCGGAGGAAATCCGGCAGATGCTGGGCGTGGACGACGTCACCATCGGCACCTTCGACGCCACGACCATCGCCGTGGAGACCGGTTCCCGGGTCAACATGGCCGTGCTCGGGGCCATCGCCCGCGCGGCGGAGTTCCTCGACCCCGAGGCGATCAAGGCGCTGATCACCGACACGTTCTCCAAGAAGTACCCGCACACCGTCCCGGGGAACCTGCGCTGCTTCGACCGCGGCTACGCGGAGATCGAGTTCCAGTCCTTCGGCCCGTCGGCCGAGGAGGGGAGCGCCCGCACGCGGCGCTCGGCGGCCGCCTACGGCTATCTGAACATGCCCATCGGCGGCGTCATCCCCAACCCGGGCAACATGGCGGTGAAGGACCTGAGCGCCTCGCGCCAGGGCTTCCTGCCGGAGTTCGACCGGGAGAAGTGCATTGACTGCGCCCAGTGTGACATGGTCTGCCCCGACTACTGCTTCGTGTGGGAGCAGGGGGTCGACAAGCGGGGCCGGCCGGCCATGGTGCTGAAGGGCATCAACTACCAGTACTGCAAGGGCTGCCTGAAGTGCGTGGAGGCCTGCCCGGTGGACGCCCTGCGGGAGATGCGGGAGCAGGACGGGTACGCCGACGCGCACACGGTGCGGCACGACCATCTGCTGGTTGTGGGGAGGTGA
- a CDS encoding DnaD domain-containing protein: MALGPDGPGEFGFLEAMMKRGFVSIPRMLFDYTLDLGLDYDRIGKIFTVLACVGGPGESPYTAYTVTRRNTPRDFDQVRTLVLQMEEDMITRCDHVTENEITFSFGPLFARLFAVWEEYWHEHQKETARKGPHPAVALAERMLGRSLSTRDVGSILEWVDEYGFTVEMVEAVIKEGFRQGVTRMSYLNSIAREWAEAGLETPEQAEAYIKEHEKTAARYRRATQALGIKRSLTAAEQAMIERWYEEWGFDDEVILQACEQAAGAKNPLQYTNKVLERWLQEGIRTRADLDRMVEQKRKAAAAGLDSGRSPRSGRRGSGQSNVILKREKKDDSYYEVVFKRFDD, encoded by the coding sequence ATGGCGCTCGGACCGGACGGGCCGGGTGAGTTCGGCTTTTTGGAGGCGATGATGAAGCGGGGCTTCGTCAGCATCCCCCGGATGCTCTTCGACTACACCCTGGATCTCGGTCTGGACTACGACCGGATCGGCAAGATCTTCACCGTGCTGGCCTGCGTGGGGGGGCCGGGAGAAAGCCCCTACACCGCCTACACGGTGACCCGGCGGAACACGCCCCGGGACTTCGATCAGGTCCGCACGCTGGTCCTGCAGATGGAAGAGGACATGATCACCCGCTGCGACCACGTGACGGAGAACGAGATCACCTTCTCGTTCGGCCCGCTCTTCGCCCGGCTGTTCGCCGTGTGGGAGGAGTACTGGCACGAACATCAGAAGGAGACGGCCCGCAAGGGGCCCCACCCGGCGGTGGCGCTGGCGGAGCGGATGCTGGGCCGGTCACTGTCCACCCGCGACGTGGGGTCCATCCTGGAATGGGTCGATGAGTACGGGTTCACCGTGGAGATGGTGGAGGCCGTCATTAAGGAAGGGTTCCGGCAGGGCGTCACCCGCATGAGTTACCTGAACTCGATCGCGCGCGAGTGGGCCGAGGCCGGGCTCGAGACCCCCGAGCAGGCAGAGGCGTACATCAAGGAGCATGAGAAGACCGCCGCCCGCTACAGGAGGGCGACGCAGGCCCTGGGCATCAAGCGGTCGCTGACCGCCGCGGAGCAGGCGATGATCGAGCGCTGGTACGAGGAGTGGGGGTTCGACGACGAGGTCATCCTCCAGGCCTGCGAGCAGGCGGCCGGCGCGAAGAACCCGCTCCAGTACACCAACAAGGTGCTGGAGCGCTGGCTGCAGGAAGGCATCCGCACGCGCGCGGATCTGGACCGCATGGTGGAGCAGAAGCGGAAGGCCGCGGCCGCCGGGTTGGATTCCGGCCGTTCCCCCCGCTCCGGCCGCAGGGGGTCCGGGCAGTCCAATGTGATCTTGAAGCGCGAGAAGAAGGATGATAGCTACTATGAGGTCGTCTTTAAGCGATTTGACGATTGA
- a CDS encoding thiamine pyrophosphate-dependent enzyme, producing the protein MALKEEHLRVQKTTFKSGNEMAALAASQINFHLMGYYPITPSTEIAEFIDEMRVEGENNIVMIAGDGEHGAAGICYGAAVAGGRVFNATSANGYLYALEQMPVQSGTRMPMVMDLVTRSVSGPLDIRGDHSDLYFALNTGWIILYANNPQEVYDLHPIAVRVGEHPDVRLPVIVGFDGFFTSHQKRRVSYFEDPKVLQEFVGPQPEGFPHALDPRNPQTFGPYMNDPDLINNKYQLHLAMEAARRVIPEIFAEWERISGRRLEMVEAYRMEDADVALVLLGSAADTGKQVADKLREQGVRAGVVTLHVLRPFPAAEIRQVLRGVSAVVIGERADSYGSGGGNLSHEIKSALKDDPDNRTLVATRIYGLGGKDFYPADAEAFYELALEMARTGRVEVPFDYHGTTAATETQPLEVVRPLTREEQQSPVKVEVVGDELKVTVPPPRQMMGMPKRITPGHGACPGCGIFPALDNFFRALSGDVVVLFQTGCAMVVTTGYPYSAHRVTYIHNLFQNGAATLSGVVEMFYEKKRRGEIDAGEDITFVMVTGDGGMDIGMGPAIGAALRNHRMIILEYDNEGYMNTGSQLSYSTPIGHKTATSNVGRLGGGKTFHHKDTPQIMAACHIPYVFTAVESQPQDLWKKAAKAQWYAKNVGLAYGKLLIACPLNWLSEDRMGSKIVQAAVDCNFFPLYEVERGKTRLTYDPEAKGKKIPVEEWLKMMGKTRHLLKPEFAEVLEEFKQEVDRRFRRIKAMSEHPDL; encoded by the coding sequence ATGGCACTGAAAGAGGAGCACCTGAGGGTTCAGAAGACCACGTTCAAGTCGGGCAATGAGATGGCCGCGCTGGCCGCAAGCCAGATCAACTTCCACCTGATGGGCTACTATCCCATCACGCCGTCCACCGAGATCGCCGAGTTCATCGACGAGATGCGGGTGGAGGGCGAGAACAACATCGTGATGATCGCCGGCGACGGCGAGCACGGCGCGGCGGGCATCTGCTACGGCGCGGCCGTGGCCGGCGGCCGGGTGTTCAACGCCACCTCGGCCAACGGCTACCTGTACGCCCTGGAGCAGATGCCGGTACAGTCGGGCACCCGCATGCCCATGGTGATGGATCTGGTCACCCGGTCGGTCTCCGGGCCGCTGGACATCCGCGGCGACCACTCCGATCTCTACTTTGCCCTGAACACGGGCTGGATCATCCTGTACGCGAACAACCCGCAGGAGGTCTACGACCTGCATCCCATTGCGGTCCGGGTCGGCGAGCACCCCGACGTGCGGCTGCCCGTGATCGTCGGCTTCGACGGCTTCTTCACCAGCCACCAGAAGCGGCGGGTCTCCTATTTCGAGGATCCGAAGGTGCTGCAGGAGTTCGTGGGGCCGCAGCCCGAGGGCTTCCCCCACGCCCTGGATCCCCGCAACCCGCAGACCTTCGGCCCGTATATGAACGATCCTGACCTGATCAACAACAAGTACCAGCTGCACCTGGCCATGGAGGCCGCCCGCCGGGTGATCCCCGAGATCTTCGCCGAGTGGGAGCGGATCTCCGGGCGCCGGCTGGAGATGGTCGAGGCGTACCGCATGGAGGACGCCGACGTCGCGCTGGTGCTCCTGGGCTCCGCGGCGGACACCGGCAAGCAGGTGGCCGACAAGCTGCGGGAGCAGGGCGTGCGCGCCGGCGTGGTGACCCTGCACGTGCTGCGGCCCTTCCCGGCGGCGGAGATCCGGCAGGTCCTGCGTGGCGTGTCCGCGGTGGTCATCGGGGAGCGGGCCGACTCCTACGGCTCGGGCGGCGGCAACCTCTCCCACGAGATCAAGTCCGCGCTGAAGGACGACCCGGACAACCGCACCCTCGTGGCCACCCGCATCTACGGCCTGGGCGGCAAGGACTTCTACCCGGCGGACGCCGAGGCGTTCTACGAGCTGGCCCTGGAGATGGCCCGCACCGGCCGGGTGGAAGTGCCCTTCGACTACCACGGCACCACCGCGGCCACCGAGACGCAGCCGCTGGAGGTGGTGCGGCCGCTGACCCGCGAGGAGCAGCAGTCGCCGGTGAAGGTCGAGGTCGTGGGTGACGAGCTGAAGGTCACCGTGCCGCCTCCCCGCCAGATGATGGGGATGCCCAAGCGCATCACGCCGGGCCACGGCGCCTGCCCGGGCTGCGGCATCTTCCCGGCCCTCGACAACTTCTTCCGGGCGCTCTCCGGTGACGTGGTGGTGCTCTTCCAGACCGGGTGCGCGATGGTGGTCACCACGGGCTACCCCTACTCGGCCCACCGGGTCACCTATATCCACAACCTGTTCCAGAACGGCGCCGCCACCCTCTCGGGTGTCGTGGAGATGTTCTACGAGAAGAAGCGCCGGGGCGAGATCGACGCCGGCGAGGACATCACCTTCGTGATGGTCACCGGCGACGGCGGCATGGACATCGGCATGGGCCCGGCGATCGGCGCCGCGCTGCGCAACCACCGGATGATCATCCTGGAGTACGACAACGAGGGCTATATGAACACCGGCTCGCAGCTGTCGTACTCCACCCCCATCGGCCACAAGACCGCGACGTCCAACGTCGGCCGCCTGGGCGGCGGCAAGACCTTCCACCACAAGGACACGCCGCAGATCATGGCCGCCTGCCACATCCCGTACGTCTTCACGGCCGTGGAGTCGCAGCCGCAGGATCTGTGGAAGAAGGCCGCCAAGGCGCAGTGGTACGCCAAGAACGTCGGCCTGGCGTATGGCAAGCTGCTGATCGCCTGCCCGCTCAACTGGCTCTCGGAGGACCGGATGGGCAGCAAGATCGTGCAGGCCGCGGTGGACTGCAACTTCTTCCCGCTCTACGAGGTGGAGCGGGGCAAGACCCGGCTCACGTACGATCCCGAGGCCAAGGGCAAGAAGATCCCCGTGGAAGAGTGGCTGAAGATGATGGGCAAGACCCGCCATCTGCTGAAGCCCGAGTTCGCCGAGGTGCTGGAGGAGTTCAAGCAGGAGGTCGACCGCCGCTTCCGCCGGATCAAGGCGATGAGCGAACATCCCGACCTGTAA
- a CDS encoding DUF4363 family protein has translation MRSRLLRLIYYGLPALVVAVSVLALNSGILLKRPSGEHDDVAGHLRLLLHHADTQRWEEARDAARKAGEAWLRMRGRIHLTSARDEVETFDLELAGLRGALETGDPVQARIAVHRLLALWEDLGS, from the coding sequence GTGAGGAGCCGCCTGCTTCGGCTGATCTACTACGGACTGCCTGCGCTGGTCGTGGCCGTCTCGGTGTTGGCGCTGAACTCGGGGATCCTCCTGAAGCGCCCGTCGGGGGAGCACGACGACGTCGCCGGGCACCTGCGCCTGCTCCTCCACCATGCGGATACGCAGCGCTGGGAGGAGGCGCGGGACGCCGCCCGGAAGGCCGGCGAGGCCTGGCTGCGCATGCGGGGACGGATCCACCTCACCTCGGCGCGGGACGAGGTGGAGACGTTCGACCTGGAGCTGGCGGGCCTCCGGGGGGCGCTGGAGACCGGCGATCCGGTACAGGCACGCATCGCCGTGCACCGGCTGCTGGCGCTCTGGGAGGACCTCGGCTCCTGA
- a CDS encoding YetF domain-containing protein → MGEVSVVLVRSAITFFNLLILCRLLGKTQVSQLTFFEYVSGITLGSLAAELSTNLSLRPWPVFVGLFAWGGFTLLTQLVALKSRWMAKMLDGEPVILVYRGQILEENLRRLRMRESELAELLRSQSVFHFDEVELAVLEPRGTLSVLRTADTQPVTPADLGIPASSRGLGIELVVDGEVMDQNLRRLGVNRTWLMAKLKEQGIRSPAEAFLAVVDADGKLYVDRYTDRVPKSHDLSDYPGPN, encoded by the coding sequence TTGGGGGAAGTCAGCGTCGTCCTGGTCCGCTCGGCGATCACGTTCTTCAACCTTCTGATCCTGTGCCGCCTGCTCGGCAAGACCCAGGTAAGCCAGCTGACCTTCTTCGAGTACGTCAGCGGCATCACCCTGGGGTCCCTGGCCGCCGAGCTGTCCACCAACCTGTCCCTCCGGCCGTGGCCGGTCTTCGTCGGACTGTTCGCCTGGGGAGGCTTCACCCTGCTGACCCAGCTGGTGGCCCTGAAGAGCCGCTGGATGGCCAAGATGCTGGACGGCGAGCCCGTCATCCTGGTCTACCGGGGCCAGATCCTGGAGGAGAACCTGCGCCGGCTGCGGATGCGGGAGAGCGAGCTGGCCGAGCTGCTGCGGAGCCAGTCGGTCTTTCACTTCGACGAGGTGGAGCTGGCGGTTCTGGAGCCGCGCGGCACTCTCTCCGTGCTCCGCACGGCGGATACCCAACCCGTCACGCCGGCCGACCTGGGGATCCCGGCCTCGTCCCGGGGGCTGGGCATCGAGCTGGTGGTGGACGGCGAGGTCATGGACCAGAACCTCCGGCGGCTGGGCGTCAACCGGACGTGGCTGATGGCGAAGCTGAAGGAGCAGGGCATCAGGAGCCCCGCGGAGGCCTTCCTGGCGGTGGTGGACGCCGACGGCAAGCTGTATGTGGACCGTTACACTGACAGGGTTCCCAAGTCTCACGACCTCAGCGACTACCCCGGTCCCAACTGA
- a CDS encoding germination protein YpeB, whose protein sequence is MRSQRGQVWAYLLLAVALVGAMGFGAYQTRLKNQYLREAENKYMAAFHKLKWTSENIEERMAKLMATNDPRLQESLLADLRVFSAQAVEHMATLPFTTMNTPRITNFLNTLRAQSDEKHHKLNTGQGLTDEDWNQLMELRHQAVYFEQELSNLLGLVGNNLIRWQPTVQATSPAQSGQASTPITKSVMLLEENLPVPPGEENALAPEKAQLPRPQTDPGPRVDAAAAAEAIKRFVDMPLAGEPVQTGVYDPEDTEKGLSLYYFDARKQNGLPMNFGVSVHGGHVVYMIDGRAVTEKKLSHEELIAKAKELLAKWGFDQVALVSSAENDGTLVMDFAPVAGGVAVHTEMIRVMLAMDNGELVGYDARAYWVNHVERDLPAPQIAAAEAAARTSPRLTVTGEPRLALIADRRGQERLVWEVPGRVEDQYFRVFVDAMDGTEVDLIRSVGDPAPPMQEG, encoded by the coding sequence GTGAGGTCGCAGCGAGGCCAGGTGTGGGCGTACCTGCTGCTGGCGGTGGCTTTGGTGGGCGCGATGGGGTTCGGCGCGTACCAGACCCGCCTGAAGAACCAGTACCTGCGGGAAGCGGAAAACAAGTACATGGCGGCGTTCCACAAGCTGAAGTGGACCAGCGAGAACATCGAGGAGCGCATGGCCAAGCTGATGGCGACCAACGACCCCAGGCTCCAGGAGAGCCTGCTGGCCGACCTCCGGGTGTTCAGCGCGCAGGCCGTGGAGCACATGGCGACGCTGCCGTTCACGACCATGAACACGCCCCGCATCACCAACTTCCTGAACACCCTGCGGGCGCAGTCCGACGAGAAGCACCACAAGCTGAACACGGGTCAGGGCCTGACCGACGAGGACTGGAATCAGCTCATGGAGCTGCGCCACCAGGCGGTCTACTTCGAACAGGAGCTGTCCAACCTGCTGGGCCTGGTGGGGAACAACCTGATCCGCTGGCAGCCCACCGTGCAGGCGACCAGCCCGGCCCAGAGCGGCCAGGCCTCGACGCCCATCACCAAGTCCGTGATGCTCCTGGAGGAGAACCTGCCCGTGCCGCCCGGGGAGGAGAACGCCCTGGCGCCCGAGAAGGCGCAGCTGCCGCGGCCGCAGACGGATCCTGGCCCGCGGGTGGACGCCGCGGCCGCCGCGGAGGCGATCAAGCGCTTTGTGGACATGCCGCTGGCCGGCGAGCCGGTGCAGACGGGGGTGTACGACCCGGAGGACACCGAGAAGGGGCTTTCCCTCTACTACTTTGATGCCCGGAAGCAGAACGGACTGCCCATGAACTTCGGGGTTTCGGTGCACGGCGGCCACGTGGTCTACATGATCGACGGCCGGGCCGTCACCGAGAAAAAGCTGTCCCACGAGGAGCTGATCGCGAAGGCGAAGGAGTTGCTGGCCAAATGGGGCTTTGATCAGGTGGCCCTGGTCTCCAGCGCCGAGAACGACGGTACCCTGGTGATGGATTTCGCCCCCGTCGCCGGCGGCGTCGCCGTCCACACCGAGATGATCCGGGTCATGCTGGCCATGGACAACGGCGAGCTGGTGGGCTACGACGCCCGGGCCTACTGGGTGAACCACGTGGAACGGGACCTGCCGGCGCCGCAGATCGCGGCGGCGGAGGCGGCCGCCCGCACGTCGCCCCGGCTGACGGTGACGGGAGAGCCGCGCCTGGCGCTCATCGCCGACCGGCGCGGGCAGGAGCGGCTGGTCTGGGAGGTGCCGGGCCGCGTGGAGGACCAGTATTTCCGGGTCTTCGTGGACGCCATGGACGGCACGGAGGTGGACCTGATTCGTTCCGTCGGCGACCCCGCTCCGCCGATGCAGGAAGGGTAG
- a CDS encoding aminotransferase class I/II-fold pyridoxal phosphate-dependent enzyme → MRTVNQHETPLFTGLVRHAERNPIQFHIPGHKKGTGMAPEFRAYIGERALAIDLINIAPLDDLHNPHGIIREAQALAAEAFGADHSFFSVQGTSGAIIAMIMTVCGPGDKILVPRNVHKSVLTGIVLSGALPIFMNPDLDYELGIAHGVSLEAVRHALDQHPDAKGVLVINPTYYGVAADLKGIVELAHSRGVPVLVDEAHGVHLCFHDELPLSAMQAGADMAATSVHKLGGSLTQTSILNVREGFINPGRVQAILSMLTTTSTSYLLLASLDVARKQLATRGRELIDRAVRLAERARREIAEIPGLYCLGPDVVGQSSSRFDLDPTKLCINVKELGVTGVEVEAILREEFNIEVELSDLYNILCIISLGDTAEDVDALVAALGEISRRFYRQRPANVVKVKVPVTPILAMHPRTAFYAETEVVPIREAEGRVIAESIMVYPPGIPILLPGEIVAEENLDYLEECIQAGLPVQGTEDPEIRMVKVVKDAHR, encoded by the coding sequence GTGAGGACCGTGAATCAGCACGAGACTCCGCTGTTCACCGGGCTGGTGCGGCACGCCGAGCGCAATCCGATCCAGTTTCACATTCCCGGCCACAAGAAGGGCACAGGGATGGCGCCGGAATTCCGCGCGTACATCGGCGAGCGCGCACTGGCCATTGACCTGATCAACATCGCGCCGCTCGACGACCTGCACAACCCCCACGGCATCATCCGGGAGGCGCAGGCCCTGGCCGCCGAGGCCTTCGGGGCGGACCACTCCTTCTTCAGCGTCCAGGGCACCAGCGGAGCGATCATCGCGATGATCATGACCGTCTGCGGCCCCGGCGACAAGATTCTGGTCCCCCGCAACGTGCACAAGTCGGTCCTCACCGGCATTGTGCTGTCGGGGGCCCTGCCCATATTCATGAACCCCGACCTGGACTACGAGCTGGGCATCGCCCATGGGGTGAGCCTGGAGGCGGTGCGCCACGCCCTGGACCAGCACCCCGACGCCAAGGGCGTGCTGGTGATCAACCCGACCTATTACGGCGTGGCGGCGGACCTGAAGGGGATCGTCGAGCTGGCCCACTCCCGCGGGGTGCCGGTCCTGGTGGACGAGGCCCACGGCGTCCACCTGTGCTTTCACGACGAGCTGCCGCTCTCGGCCATGCAGGCCGGCGCGGACATGGCGGCCACCTCGGTGCACAAGCTGGGCGGTTCGCTGACGCAGACCAGCATCCTCAACGTGCGCGAGGGGTTCATCAACCCCGGGCGGGTGCAGGCGATTCTGTCCATGCTGACGACCACTTCCACCTCGTACCTGCTGCTGGCCTCGCTGGACGTCGCCCGCAAGCAACTGGCCACCCGGGGGCGGGAGCTGATCGACCGGGCGGTCCGCCTCGCCGAGCGCGCCCGCCGGGAGATCGCGGAGATCCCCGGCCTGTACTGCCTCGGGCCCGACGTGGTCGGCCAGTCGTCGTCCCGCTTCGACCTCGACCCGACGAAGCTCTGCATCAACGTGAAGGAGCTGGGCGTGACCGGCGTGGAGGTCGAGGCGATCCTCCGGGAGGAATTTAACATTGAAGTGGAACTCTCGGACCTCTACAACATCCTGTGCATCATCTCGCTGGGCGACACGGCGGAGGACGTGGACGCGCTGGTGGCCGCGCTCGGGGAGATCTCCCGCCGCTTCTACCGGCAGCGCCCGGCCAACGTGGTGAAGGTCAAGGTGCCTGTGACGCCTATCCTCGCCATGCATCCCCGCACCGCGTTCTACGCGGAGACCGAGGTGGTGCCGATCCGCGAGGCGGAGGGCCGGGTGATCGCCGAGTCGATCATGGTGTATCCCCCCGGGATCCCCATCCTGCTGCCGGGGGAGATCGTGGCGGAGGAGAACCTGGATTACCTGGAGGAGTGCATCCAGGCGGGGCTGCCGGTCCAGGGGACCGAGGACCCCGAGATCCGGATGGTAAAGGTCGTGAAGGACGCTCACCGTTAA
- a CDS encoding PQQ-binding-like beta-propeller repeat protein, with protein sequence MVFYFVQPGETLFAIARRYRTTVHALVTANRLKDPNAISPGQALLIPRPGERPSPPPGGVVHRVRRGETALTLAARYGTTVKAIMLANQLAHPEFVEPGQRLVIPEPPEPGTDWPMLGRDPRRASDSPAAPASPPSHRWTRRAAASRGFCPSAPVTRYGLVYVGLGDGVYRALDQRTGAVRWRAGAPAARAGGGSGEGFGAAALPAPVVYDGLAYYCVPGGPLRAVDARKGAEIWQVAPADALSTPLAGDGIVYCGHEGGVVAVEAKTGALAWNARLDGGVAQPVALGDGRLFAATEAGTLWALDALTGEPLWRAEAAAGAPVFAELVVALGGQAFDALTGELIWRRTDLGGTPAVRGEAVCYPGRWVDLFTGRTVAEADGEAPPAGAPHLLAGDLHLWVTPEPALVAWDAARRELRWSVPLPAPAVAMAPADGWIFVTLADGSLAAYSTTASE encoded by the coding sequence ATGGTCTTCTACTTCGTGCAGCCAGGGGAGACGCTGTTCGCCATCGCCAGGCGTTACCGGACCACCGTTCACGCCCTGGTCACCGCCAACCGGCTGAAGGATCCCAACGCCATCAGCCCGGGCCAGGCGCTGCTGATCCCCCGCCCCGGAGAGCGGCCGTCGCCGCCACCGGGGGGCGTCGTGCACCGCGTGCGCAGGGGCGAGACGGCCCTGACCCTGGCGGCCCGCTACGGGACCACGGTGAAGGCCATCATGCTGGCCAACCAGCTGGCTCACCCGGAGTTCGTCGAGCCGGGTCAGCGGCTGGTGATCCCGGAGCCGCCGGAGCCGGGGACCGACTGGCCCATGCTGGGGCGGGACCCCCGCCGCGCATCGGACAGCCCGGCGGCGCCGGCCTCGCCCCCCAGCCACCGGTGGACCCGCCGTGCAGCGGCATCCAGAGGCTTCTGCCCGTCCGCGCCGGTGACCCGGTACGGCCTCGTCTACGTGGGCCTGGGCGACGGCGTCTACCGCGCGCTGGACCAGCGGACGGGCGCGGTGCGGTGGCGGGCCGGCGCCCCGGCGGCGCGGGCCGGCGGTGGGAGCGGGGAGGGGTTCGGCGCCGCCGCGTTGCCCGCCCCGGTGGTCTACGACGGACTCGCCTACTACTGCGTTCCCGGCGGCCCCCTGCGAGCGGTGGACGCCCGCAAGGGCGCGGAAATCTGGCAGGTGGCGCCGGCAGACGCCCTGAGCACCCCCCTGGCCGGGGACGGCATCGTGTACTGCGGTCACGAAGGCGGCGTGGTGGCGGTGGAGGCGAAGACCGGCGCCCTGGCCTGGAACGCCCGGCTGGACGGCGGGGTGGCGCAGCCTGTGGCCCTGGGCGACGGCCGGTTGTTCGCCGCCACCGAGGCGGGGACGCTCTGGGCGCTGGACGCGCTCACCGGCGAGCCGCTCTGGCGGGCGGAGGCGGCCGCAGGCGCACCCGTCTTTGCGGAACTGGTGGTAGCCCTGGGCGGCCAGGCGTTTGACGCGCTGACCGGGGAGCTCATCTGGCGCCGGACCGACCTCGGCGGCACCCCGGCGGTGCGCGGGGAAGCCGTCTGCTACCCAGGACGCTGGGTCGACCTGTTCACGGGCCGCACGGTGGCGGAGGCCGACGGCGAGGCGCCGCCGGCCGGGGCGCCGCACCTGCTGGCCGGGGATCTCCACCTCTGGGTCACGCCCGAGCCGGCTCTGGTCGCCTGGGACGCAGCCCGAAGGGAGCTGCGCTGGTCCGTTCCCCTGCCGGCCCCCGCGGTGGCCATGGCGCCCGCGGACGGGTGGATCTTCGTGACCCTGGCGGACGGCTCGCTGGCGGCCTACAGCACGACCGCATCGGAATGA
- a CDS encoding cell wall hydrolase, whose translation MHRWLKWTAALLAAGALLLWPEATFDGHRTFAESRAAKDNLHLLAQVVCGEARGEPYEGKVAVAAVILNRTLDNRFPDSVAGVVYQTHAFESVSNGEIYKETTEECFKAARAALAGWDPSNGALYFFAPAKTSNAFIWSREQVRTIGKHIFAK comes from the coding sequence GTGCACAGGTGGCTGAAGTGGACGGCGGCCCTCCTGGCCGCCGGCGCCCTGCTGCTGTGGCCGGAGGCGACGTTCGACGGCCACCGGACGTTTGCGGAGAGCCGGGCGGCGAAGGACAACCTGCACCTCCTGGCCCAGGTGGTCTGCGGCGAGGCCCGCGGCGAGCCGTACGAGGGCAAGGTGGCGGTGGCGGCGGTGATCCTCAACCGGACGCTGGACAACCGGTTCCCCGACTCGGTGGCGGGGGTGGTCTACCAGACCCACGCCTTCGAATCGGTCTCCAACGGCGAGATCTACAAGGAGACCACCGAGGAGTGCTTCAAGGCGGCGCGGGCGGCACTGGCCGGCTGGGATCCCTCCAACGGGGCGCTCTACTTCTTCGCCCCGGCCAAGACCAGCAACGCCTTCATCTGGTCCCGGGAGCAGGTGCGGACCATCGGTAAGCACATCTTCGCGAAGTAG